Sequence from the Ooceraea biroi isolate clonal line C1 chromosome 5, Obir_v5.4, whole genome shotgun sequence genome:
GCACGCGTCGCGTGATTCACGGGAGCGCAAATCTTCGAATACGTATGATATTTGacgcatttatttatattcaatacGAAAATAGAGATCAGTATTATAAGTTTCCTCGACGATTATCAATTATCGTCTCACGAACTGGCAGTAACGATGGAATGAAACGAAACTTTCAGCGAGTTACGCGATGATCAAATATATAGCAATTTTTCACGGTGCACTGTTCATTTCAGCTACTCGtagataaaagataaaatcaaCTAGGCCGTTTACAGATATTTAATCAAGCACGCTTCGAGTGTAGAATTATACAGGTTTTCATGAGAGTATTGTGCTGGAGAAAATCATCAGATATCTGAAAGTTGTCGAAAACTCGACAAATATTTCAGCGAAACTGAGAGAAATCAGCGCTGAGAACAGGGCGAGAGCGTGTATGTGTCTGTGTGCATGGCGGGATAGAGAAACACCGAAGAATTTCAATCTCGCCTATAGGATCTTGGTCTGGCGCTCCGGGTTCGTTGGCTGCTAGCTGCTCAATTCAATTACACTCGCTTCGGGTAATTCAGGAAAAGAGGCTCCGCATGTGTTCAAGAACGCGTGCTCGTCGACCATACATAGTTCCGCCTTTCATCATTGCATTATGCAATTGAGAGCCAACGGTCGTTATCTGTCCCTTCTCGCTGCGTTGTCCAATAATGAGCTTGTCTGACAAACCGCTTTTGTTCGTTATGGAATTGAACTCTCTCGTCTATTTTCGTGAAATGACGGCTATCACTTTCTAGCCCGTTGGCGATGGACTTGGTGTACTGACCGGCGAGATAAGTTCCTTGCAATCTTGCGTCTTCAAGCAATCAGCAGCGAATAACAGTGTAATTAGAGAAAGAAGCTGGTGGAGTAACACTAATGAGGATTGGGAGCACGGTTTATTTACGGCTTTATTTGACGTCATGATGAAGCGAGATAGCGATCGTAAAAAGCAGCTATGCCGATCGCAGTTATATAAAGCTGCAATGTGATGATAAAGTGTACACACCGTTTCTCTCGTGCaatcaatatttatacaataagatattaattgccgtgcagagagagagagagagaacgagaactTCGTTCGATGTGAGCGTGTCGACTCCGAAAACCCTGCGGAATTTCGCGAAACTTTGTATGCAGAAAGTTCCACGGATATATTTCTTGTCGCAAACAGCGCGTCGGAAATTCTGTAACGTGGATAATAACGTGCAAAATGAATCTAAATTGATTACTTgtgattttcattatttttttacatctaTTAATACTGATAGATATTTTGATTTACTCAATGAATATGAATATGGATTTTATAAACTTCATTTATTACAATAGtaactttttctatttttaattgtgtTCTATCTTTGCATCGTTACTGCCTGacaattatgaaaaaatagtGATTTACTTCCACTTTCTAGTGTTTATAGAACAGGTACTCTTGGCTCGCAAAAGAGGAATGAGTAATATGAAGGAGACTTTGTCGTCGCTGCACCATGGTGTATTTTACGAGATTGTCAGATTGTTTGCACATAAATTGGAAGCACCTGTATACCTTTTTATTTACGAGAgaattggaaaaataattctaagCATATTCGGAGGGAAAGAATATACATGGATAGGATGGTGCATCGGCTTTATTGCCACGGATTTCTGTTACTATTGGATCCATCGTCTCAAACACGAAGTTCACGTGCTGTGGTTGTTTCATCAGGTACATCATAGCAGTGAGGCGTTCGATCTTCCGGTCGGTGTGCGGCAATCCGTCGTGGAACTCCTCTACGATTTTATGCTTTACTCTCCCCTTGCCGTCTTTATAAATCcgtattacattataaaaactcgtgaattgatttatttatataacttgttgataCATACGGAAGTGATAGGTAAACTTGGACCTCTCGAGTGGATTTTTAATACGCCTAATCATCATTGTGTTCATCACGCCGGCAACGAGTACTGCCTGGACAAGAATTATGGAGGTGTGTTTATAATATGGGATCACATGTTCCATACGTTCGAAGTGAAAGAGGAatgtactaatatattttatggtCTGCCGACGAGCCCTATGTGTTACTTTGTATTCTACCAACAAATATTTGGcgtcatatattttattgtagatCAGAAAGAGAAACTAATGCCTTGGAAAAAATATTggtttaaaattcttttttatgggCCTAGGTGGCAATTGCACCTACCACGTTTGGGATCTCCACGCTGCAAAAAAGCTAGAAAGCTACACGAAGACAAGGACAAAAGTTTCCAAAATTATTGGAATATTCATTACatctgttatatatattttcttcttatcaTAAATGCGTTGGAAATATACTC
This genomic interval carries:
- the LOC105286522 gene encoding alkylglycerol monooxygenase; amino-acid sequence: MSNMKETLSSLHHGVFYEIVRLFAHKLEAPVYLFIYERIGKIILSIFGGKEYTWIGWCIGFIATDFCYYWIHRLKHEVHVLWLFHQVHHSSEAFDLPVGVRQSVVELLYDFMLYSPLAVFINPYYIIKTRELIYLYNLLIHTEVIGKLGPLEWIFNTPNHHCVHHAGNEYCLDKNYGGVFIIWDHMFHTFEVKEECTNIFYGLPTSPMCYFVFYQQIFGVIYFIVDQKEKLMPWKKYWFKILFYGPRWQLHLPRLGSPRCKKARKLHEDKDKSFQNYWNIHYICYIYFLLIINALEIYSLRNMDFFHLRIARAYENLNVTLCSFASFLEDRRIICIMINFGRSYLLYAVYYDSPK